In the genome of Streptomyces collinus, one region contains:
- a CDS encoding ferritin-like fold-containing protein: MTSSDKPENASDAAAAEPTSVAARDWATASADPQYRAAVVDLLGALAYGELAAFERLAEDAKLAPTLADKAELAKMASAEFHHFERLRDRLAEIGEEPTRAMEPFVAAYDGFHKQTAPSDWLEGLVKAYVGDSIASDFYREVAARLDSDSRNLVLAVLDDTGHGGFAVEKVRAAIDADPRVGGRLALWARRLMGEALSQSQRVVADRDALSTMLVGGVADGFDLAEVGKMFSRITEAHTKRMAALGLAA; the protein is encoded by the coding sequence ATGACGAGCTCTGACAAGCCTGAGAACGCCTCGGACGCCGCCGCCGCCGAACCGACCTCGGTCGCCGCCCGGGACTGGGCGACGGCCTCCGCCGACCCGCAGTACCGCGCCGCGGTCGTGGACCTGCTCGGTGCGCTCGCGTACGGGGAGCTGGCGGCGTTCGAGCGGCTCGCGGAGGACGCCAAGCTGGCGCCGACGCTGGCGGACAAGGCGGAGCTGGCGAAGATGGCGTCGGCGGAATTCCACCACTTCGAGAGGCTGCGCGACCGGCTCGCCGAGATCGGGGAGGAGCCGACGCGGGCGATGGAGCCGTTCGTCGCCGCGTACGACGGGTTCCACAAGCAGACGGCCCCCTCGGACTGGCTGGAGGGCCTCGTCAAGGCCTACGTCGGCGACTCCATCGCCAGCGACTTCTACCGGGAGGTCGCCGCCCGGCTGGACTCCGACTCCCGCAATCTGGTGCTGGCCGTGCTCGACGACACGGGGCACGGCGGCTTCGCCGTGGAGAAGGTGCGAGCCGCGATCGACGCCGACCCGCGTGTGGGCGGGCGGCTCGCGCTGTGGGCGCGGCGGCTGATGGGGGAGGCCCTGTCGCAGTCCCAGCGGGTGGTCGCCGACCGGGACGCGCTGTCGACCATGCTGGTGGGCGGCGTCGCGGACGGCTTCGACCTCGCCGAGGTCGGCAAGATGTTCTCCCGGATCACCGAGGCCCACACCAAGCGGATGGCCGCGCTGGGGCTGGCTGCCTGA
- a CDS encoding DUF3107 domain-containing protein: MEVKIGVQHAPREIVLESGQTAEEVERVVAEALAGKSQLLSLVDEHGRKLLVPADRLAYVEIGEPAPRKVGFGAL; this comes from the coding sequence GTGGAGGTCAAGATCGGCGTGCAGCACGCGCCCCGCGAGATCGTTCTGGAGAGCGGTCAGACTGCCGAGGAGGTCGAGCGCGTGGTCGCCGAGGCACTGGCCGGCAAGTCGCAGCTGCTGAGCCTGGTGGACGAGCACGGCCGCAAGCTCCTCGTCCCGGCCGACCGTCTCGCGTATGTCGAGATCGGTGAGCCGGCCCCGCGCAAGGTGGGCTTCGGCGCGCTGTAG
- a CDS encoding TetR/AcrR family transcriptional regulator yields the protein MTAIEQTEAVRPRGTRLPRRARRNQLLGAAQEVFVAQGYHAAAMDDIAERAGVSKPVLYQHFPGKLDLYLALLDQHCESLIQSVRNALASTTDNKQRVRATMDAYFAYVEDDGGAFRLVFESDLTNEPAVRERVDKVTNECAEAICDVIAEDTGLSRAESMLLASGLGGLAQVVARSWLHSDRSVPRDQAVQLLTSLAWRGIAGFPLHSMDQPHH from the coding sequence GTGACAGCCATCGAGCAGACAGAGGCGGTTCGCCCGCGGGGCACACGCCTGCCGCGCCGTGCCCGACGCAACCAGCTCCTGGGTGCCGCCCAGGAGGTCTTCGTGGCCCAGGGCTACCACGCGGCCGCGATGGACGACATCGCGGAGCGCGCGGGCGTCAGCAAGCCGGTGCTCTACCAGCACTTCCCGGGCAAGCTCGACCTCTATCTCGCGCTGCTGGACCAGCACTGCGAGTCGCTCATCCAGTCCGTACGGAACGCGCTTGCGTCGACGACCGACAACAAGCAGCGCGTCCGGGCGACGATGGACGCCTACTTCGCCTACGTAGAGGACGACGGCGGCGCGTTCCGCCTGGTCTTCGAGTCGGACCTGACGAACGAGCCCGCCGTGCGCGAGCGCGTCGACAAGGTCACGAACGAGTGCGCGGAGGCGATCTGCGACGTCATCGCCGAGGACACCGGCCTGTCGCGCGCGGAGTCGATGCTGCTCGCCTCGGGCCTGGGCGGCCTGGCCCAGGTGGTGGCGCGGTCCTGGCTGCACAGCGACCGCAGCGTGCCGCGCGACCAGGCCGTACAGCTGCTCACGTCGCTGGCGTGGCGCGGCATCGCGGGCTTCCCGCTGCACAGCATGGACCAGCCGCACCACTGA
- a CDS encoding alpha/beta fold hydrolase yields the protein MSSTELPFVPPANVLPKVGTVRVAEGERLRSVELPGVTLTVRSRPPAREGLPPALYVHGLGGSSQNWSALMALQDGVVDGEALDLPGFGDSPPPDDGNYSVTGHARAVIRYLDASGRGPVHLFGNSLGGAITTRVAAVRPDLVRTLTLVSPALPEIRVQRAAVPTGLLAVPGVALLFTRLTREWTAEQRVRGVMALCYGDPGRVTPEGFRNAVQEMERRLRLPYFWDAMARSARGIVNAYTLGGQQGLWRQAERVLAPTLLVYGGRDQLVGFRMAQKAARAFRDSRLVTLPDAGHVAMMEYPETVALAFRELLEDAGELGTQRARRAGRANAGGEAVDEEGTDESMGG from the coding sequence ATGTCTTCGACCGAGCTGCCGTTCGTGCCGCCCGCCAATGTGCTGCCGAAGGTGGGGACCGTCCGGGTCGCGGAGGGTGAGCGCCTGCGGTCGGTCGAGCTGCCCGGCGTCACGCTGACGGTCCGGTCGAGGCCGCCCGCGCGCGAGGGGCTGCCGCCCGCGCTGTACGTGCACGGGCTCGGCGGTTCCTCGCAGAACTGGTCGGCGCTGATGGCGCTGCAGGACGGCGTCGTCGACGGCGAGGCCCTCGACCTGCCCGGCTTCGGCGACTCCCCGCCACCGGACGACGGCAACTACTCCGTCACGGGCCACGCGCGCGCCGTCATCCGTTATCTGGACGCCTCCGGGCGCGGCCCCGTGCACCTGTTCGGGAACTCGCTCGGCGGCGCCATCACCACACGTGTCGCCGCGGTCCGGCCCGATCTGGTCCGTACGCTCACCCTCGTGTCACCCGCCCTGCCGGAGATCCGAGTGCAGCGTGCCGCCGTGCCCACGGGGCTGCTGGCGGTGCCCGGAGTCGCCCTGCTGTTCACCCGGCTCACCCGGGAGTGGACGGCGGAGCAGCGGGTCCGCGGCGTGATGGCGCTGTGTTACGGGGACCCCGGGCGGGTGACGCCGGAAGGATTCCGCAACGCCGTGCAGGAGATGGAGCGGCGGCTGCGGCTGCCGTACTTCTGGGACGCGATGGCGCGCTCCGCGCGCGGGATCGTCAACGCGTACACCCTGGGTGGCCAGCAGGGGCTGTGGCGCCAGGCCGAACGGGTCCTCGCGCCGACCCTCCTCGTCTACGGCGGCCGCGACCAGCTCGTCGGCTTCCGCATGGCCCAGAAAGCGGCCCGGGCCTTCCGCGACTCCCGGCTGGTGACGTTGCCCGACGCGGGTCATGTGGCGATGATGGAGTACCCGGAGACGGTGGCTCTGGCGTTTCGTGAACTCCTCGAAGACGCGGGAGAGTTGGGCACGCAGCGAGCGAGGCGGGCCGGCCGGGCGAACGCCGGGGGCGAAGCCGTCGACGAAGAAGGCACTGACGAGAGCATGGGGGGCTGA
- a CDS encoding DUF3152 domain-containing protein — MHGGAPARGVPGPADGAFVQGVPRLPDGTPAHGVPRPADGAPGQGVSRLPDGTPARGMPRVAGGTPPRGVPRLPDGTPAHGFPQARGGHPEQREAGGGWGELRGSGGAPAEVGAPIPRQRRASVPGPRQDYLAAFVDEEDDVFAPRTPASAHAADAYASVTDWSVGTAADSGSGSGGQDDAKPTGEPAPGKGGKGRAFTGIAAAAVTTVLAVVVAGQVADDPGGAGVQSQSAPDQARDVRDSASRADGRAPAPEVKPLTYDEKMSRTYPLGAKLRGPGKFDAVPGIAEAPGAGQKFTYRVDVEQGLGLDGALFAEAVQQTLNDQRSWAHNGARTFERIYSGKPDFVITLASPGTTADWCAKSGLDTTQDNVSCDSAATERVMINAYRWAQGSETYGDAKIHAYRQMLINHEVGHRLGYGHVTCDKDGDLAPVMQQQTKFLDHDGIHCRANAWPYPGS; from the coding sequence ATGCACGGTGGGGCTCCCGCACGTGGTGTGCCGGGGCCGGCCGACGGGGCTTTTGTGCAGGGTGTTCCGCGGTTGCCGGACGGGACTCCTGCGCATGGTGTGCCGAGGCCGGCCGATGGGGCCCCCGGGCAGGGCGTTTCTCGGCTCCCCGACGGGACTCCCGCGCGCGGGATGCCCCGGGTGGCCGGTGGCACGCCGCCGCGTGGAGTGCCGCGGCTGCCCGACGGCACGCCCGCGCACGGCTTTCCGCAAGCCCGTGGCGGGCATCCCGAGCAGCGCGAAGCCGGGGGCGGCTGGGGTGAGTTGAGAGGGAGTGGCGGGGCACCCGCTGAAGTCGGTGCTCCCATACCGCGGCAGCGCCGGGCATCCGTGCCCGGGCCGCGGCAGGACTATCTCGCTGCCTTCGTCGACGAGGAGGACGACGTCTTCGCGCCCCGTACGCCAGCCTCCGCGCACGCCGCGGACGCCTACGCCTCCGTCACGGACTGGAGCGTCGGCACCGCCGCCGACTCCGGGTCCGGGTCCGGTGGCCAGGACGACGCGAAGCCCACCGGCGAGCCCGCGCCGGGCAAGGGCGGCAAGGGCCGTGCCTTCACCGGCATCGCGGCCGCGGCCGTCACCACCGTGCTGGCCGTCGTCGTCGCCGGCCAGGTCGCCGACGACCCCGGCGGCGCCGGCGTGCAGTCGCAGTCCGCCCCCGACCAGGCCCGTGACGTCCGGGACTCCGCGTCCCGCGCGGACGGCCGGGCTCCCGCCCCCGAGGTCAAGCCGCTGACGTACGACGAGAAGATGAGCCGGACGTACCCGCTCGGCGCCAAGCTCAGGGGCCCCGGGAAGTTCGACGCCGTCCCCGGCATCGCCGAGGCGCCGGGTGCCGGGCAGAAGTTCACCTACCGCGTCGACGTGGAGCAGGGACTCGGGCTGGACGGCGCACTGTTCGCCGAGGCCGTGCAGCAGACGCTCAACGACCAGCGCAGCTGGGCCCACAACGGCGCCCGCACCTTCGAGCGCATCTACTCCGGCAAGCCCGACTTCGTGATCACTCTCGCCAGCCCCGGCACGACCGCCGACTGGTGCGCCAAATCGGGCCTGGACACCACCCAGGACAACGTCTCCTGTGACTCGGCCGCGACCGAGCGCGTGATGATCAACGCCTACCGGTGGGCGCAGGGCTCGGAGACCTACGGCGACGCCAAGATCCACGCCTACCGGCAGATGCTGATCAACCACGAGGTCGGCCACCGCCTCGGCTACGGCCACGTCACCTGCGACAAGGACGGCGACCTCGCGCCTGTCATGCAGCAGCAGACCAAGTTCCTCGACCACGACGGCATCCACTGCCGCGCCAACGCCTGGCCCTATCCCGGGAGTTGA
- a CDS encoding DUF3492 domain-containing protein, whose translation MRIGLLTEGGYPYVSGDARLWCDRLVHGLAQHEFDVYALSRSRHQEDEGWIPLPRNVRRVRTAPLWMGEDDEVALGRRARRRFTECFGELAAVLCGVPGASSGNVSGAVGGISGDVSDAARGDSASASSAPGEAPTSEADRFANALYGLAELAREEGGLTGALRSEAAVRTLERACRAPGAHRTAREARVPDLLTVAAHLESALRPLSLDWYEHDGLGAVDLCHAASGGTAALPGLLARHFTGVPLMVTEYGVRLRTHYLNSPDAPPAVRSLLAAFQSRLAAEAYRRAEVVTAGNTHARRWQERCGAEREKLRTVYPGMNARPFAEVGESPDCADPDTLVWVGRVEPAKDLVSLLHAFAEVRKQSPGTRLRIVGTPVGPEGAAYLGHCRTLAAQLFPDEAEGPHAVGDNPVSFEETGGPELPAAADAYASGAVTVLSSVVEGFPVGLVEAMLCGRATVSTDVGAVVEVIGGTGLVVPPRNPQALAEACVALLRDPERRARLGAAARARALELFTVEQNIEAFHSIYLEIVSRAPVRRDLLDGTGEPLPFAVPAEAHVPVRWTAASPSLAARSGPGWAASRPVRATTPLPAPEGAR comes from the coding sequence GTGCGCATCGGACTGCTTACGGAAGGTGGCTATCCGTATGTGAGCGGTGACGCCAGGCTCTGGTGCGACCGGCTGGTGCACGGACTCGCCCAGCACGAGTTCGACGTCTACGCGCTCAGCCGCAGCCGGCACCAGGAGGACGAGGGCTGGATCCCGCTGCCACGGAACGTCCGCAGGGTGCGCACCGCACCGCTGTGGATGGGCGAGGACGACGAGGTGGCGCTCGGGCGCCGCGCACGCCGGCGGTTCACCGAGTGCTTCGGGGAACTGGCCGCCGTGCTGTGCGGGGTGCCGGGAGCTTCATCGGGGAATGTCTCCGGCGCTGTCGGGGGGATCTCCGGGGATGTCTCCGACGCTGCCCGGGGGGACTCGGCAAGTGCCTCCAGTGCCCCCGGAGAGGCTCCGACCTCGGAGGCGGACCGTTTCGCCAACGCCCTGTACGGGCTCGCCGAACTCGCCCGCGAGGAGGGCGGACTGACAGGAGCCCTCCGGTCGGAGGCCGCCGTACGCACCTTGGAACGCGCCTGCCGCGCGCCCGGCGCCCATCGCACGGCGCGTGAGGCGCGCGTACCGGACCTGCTCACCGTCGCCGCACACCTGGAAAGCGCCCTGCGCCCCCTCTCCCTCGACTGGTACGAGCACGACGGGCTCGGTGCGGTCGACCTCTGCCACGCCGCGTCCGGCGGCACGGCAGCCCTGCCCGGCCTGCTGGCCCGGCACTTCACCGGCGTGCCCCTGATGGTGACCGAGTACGGCGTGCGTCTGCGGACGCACTACCTCAACTCTCCGGACGCGCCGCCCGCTGTACGGTCCCTGCTGGCGGCCTTCCAGAGCCGGCTCGCGGCCGAGGCCTACAGGCGGGCCGAGGTCGTCACCGCCGGCAACACCCACGCCCGCCGCTGGCAGGAGCGCTGCGGTGCCGAGCGCGAGAAGCTCCGCACGGTCTACCCCGGCATGAACGCCCGGCCTTTCGCCGAGGTGGGAGAGTCCCCGGACTGCGCCGACCCCGACACCCTGGTCTGGGTCGGACGCGTCGAGCCCGCCAAGGACCTGGTCTCGTTGCTGCACGCCTTCGCAGAGGTCCGCAAGCAGTCGCCGGGGACGCGGCTGCGTATCGTCGGCACGCCCGTCGGCCCCGAGGGTGCGGCCTACCTCGGTCACTGCAGGACACTGGCCGCCCAGCTCTTCCCCGACGAGGCCGAGGGCCCGCACGCCGTCGGAGACAACCCGGTGTCCTTCGAGGAGACCGGTGGCCCTGAACTTCCGGCCGCCGCCGACGCCTACGCCTCGGGCGCCGTGACCGTCCTCTCCAGCGTCGTCGAGGGTTTCCCCGTCGGCCTCGTGGAGGCCATGCTCTGCGGTCGCGCGACGGTGTCTACGGACGTCGGCGCGGTCGTGGAGGTCATCGGCGGCACGGGGCTCGTCGTACCGCCGCGCAATCCGCAGGCGCTCGCCGAGGCGTGCGTGGCGCTGCTGCGCGACCCCGAGCGGCGTGCGCGCCTTGGAGCCGCCGCTCGTGCCCGGGCCCTCGAACTGTTCACGGTCGAGCAGAACATCGAGGCATTTCACAGCATTTACCTGGAGATCGTCTCGCGGGCACCCGTCCGCCGGGACCTCCTCGACGGAACGGGAGAGCCGCTGCCGTTCGCGGTTCCCGCCGAAGCCCATGTGCCCGTCCGCTGGACCGCCGCGTCCCCCAGCCTCGCCGCCCGCAGTGGCCCCGGCTGGGCTGCGAGCAGGCCCGTGCGCGCGACCACTCCCCTCCCCGCCCCGGAGGGCGCCCGATGA
- a CDS encoding NAD-dependent epimerase/dehydratase family protein yields MRVLLIGANGYIGRFVADRLLADPAVQLTALGRGDDADVRFDLASGSPGALTRFLDAVHPGVVVNCAGATRGGARELTRHNTVAVATVCEALRRSGCGARLVQIGCSAEYGPSQPGSSTAEDAVPRPGGPYGVSKLAATELVLGSGLDAVVLRVFSPAGPGTPAGSPLGRLAEAMRRAMQSGDGELKLGGLGAQRDFVDVRDVARAVHAASLSAAQGVINIGSGRAVRLRDAAAVLARVAGYGGALHELDGPPGALRTAIGHPRPDPDHAPPVAYPYPDGCGSWQQADVRTARDRLGWRPRIGLEESLADIWMEAACRI; encoded by the coding sequence ATGAGAGTCCTGTTGATCGGAGCCAACGGCTACATCGGGCGCTTCGTCGCCGACCGCTTGCTCGCCGACCCGGCCGTGCAACTCACCGCCCTCGGCCGCGGTGACGACGCCGACGTCCGCTTCGACCTCGCCTCCGGCAGTCCCGGCGCCCTCACCCGCTTCCTCGACGCGGTCCACCCCGGTGTCGTCGTCAACTGCGCCGGCGCCACCCGCGGCGGGGCCCGCGAACTCACCCGCCACAACACCGTCGCCGTGGCCACCGTCTGCGAGGCGCTGCGCCGCAGCGGCTGCGGTGCCCGGCTGGTGCAGATCGGCTGCAGCGCGGAGTACGGCCCGAGCCAGCCCGGCTCCTCCACCGCCGAGGACGCCGTGCCCCGGCCCGGCGGTCCGTACGGGGTCAGCAAACTCGCCGCCACCGAGCTGGTCCTCGGCTCCGGCCTGGACGCCGTCGTCCTGCGCGTCTTCTCACCGGCCGGACCCGGCACCCCGGCCGGTTCCCCGCTCGGCCGTCTCGCCGAGGCCATGCGCCGCGCCATGCAGTCCGGCGACGGCGAGCTGAAACTCGGCGGCCTCGGCGCACAGCGCGACTTCGTCGACGTCCGCGATGTGGCCCGTGCCGTCCACGCCGCCTCGCTCTCCGCCGCGCAGGGCGTCATCAACATCGGCTCCGGTCGCGCGGTGCGCCTGCGCGACGCCGCCGCGGTCCTCGCCCGGGTCGCCGGATACGGCGGGGCCCTCCACGAACTCGACGGTCCCCCCGGCGCCCTGCGCACGGCCATCGGCCACCCCCGCCCCGACCCGGACCACGCGCCGCCCGTCGCGTACCCGTACCCCGACGGCTGCGGCAGCTGGCAGCAGGCCGATGTGCGCACCGCCCGCGACCGGCTCGGATGGCGTCCCCGGATCGGCCTGGAGGAGTCCCTCGCCGACATCTGGATGGAGGCGGCATGCCGCATCTGA
- a CDS encoding spherulation-specific family 4 protein: MPHLTRSRRHTSDTELRPGVGVPGYAHPLLAPTEWGELTRPGTPLHWVVLNVSDGPGARPDPHCLEAAGRLRNAGVRVLGRLDTRYGTRNFGELVSDAHRFVDWYQVDGFLLERCPADHAGLPEVRRTVATLRVIRDAAHIVLGHGIHPHPGYIELADQLVTFSGPWSDYRWSQVAEWTADHSPERFCHFVHGVPRPHLTEALCIARWQGAATVWITDHTDGGGDADPWEAMPGYWDEFVSRVGTGVSE, from the coding sequence ATGCCGCATCTGACCAGATCCCGGCGGCACACCTCGGACACGGAACTCCGCCCAGGCGTCGGCGTCCCCGGGTACGCGCACCCCCTCCTCGCCCCCACCGAGTGGGGCGAGCTGACCCGCCCCGGCACCCCTCTGCACTGGGTGGTCCTCAACGTGTCCGACGGCCCCGGTGCCCGCCCCGACCCGCACTGCCTGGAGGCCGCCGGCCGGCTGCGCAACGCGGGCGTCCGCGTCCTCGGCCGCCTCGACACCCGGTACGGCACCCGCAACTTCGGCGAGCTGGTCTCGGACGCCCACCGGTTCGTCGACTGGTACCAGGTCGACGGCTTCCTCCTGGAGCGCTGCCCGGCGGACCACGCCGGGCTGCCCGAGGTCCGCCGCACGGTCGCCACGCTCCGCGTGATCCGTGACGCTGCCCACATCGTCCTCGGCCACGGCATCCACCCGCACCCCGGCTACATCGAGCTCGCCGACCAGCTGGTCACCTTCTCCGGACCCTGGAGCGACTACCGCTGGTCGCAGGTGGCCGAGTGGACCGCCGACCATTCGCCCGAGCGCTTCTGCCACTTCGTCCATGGCGTGCCCCGCCCCCACCTGACCGAGGCGCTGTGCATCGCCCGCTGGCAGGGAGCCGCGACGGTCTGGATCACGGACCACACGGACGGCGGCGGGGACGCCGACCCCTGGGAGGCCATGCCCGGCTACTGGGACGAATTCGTCTCGCGTGTCGGAACAGGTGTCTCGGAATGA
- the moeZ gene encoding adenylyltransferase/sulfurtransferase MoeZ — protein MSLPPLVEPASELTVDEVRRYSRHLIIPDVGMDGQKRLKNAKVLCVGAGGLGSPALMYLAAAGVGTLGIVEFDEVDESNLQRQIIHSQADIGRPKAESARDSVKGINPYVNVILHEERLEADNVMEIFSQYDLIVDGTDNFATRYLVNDACVLLNKPYVWGSIYRFDGQASVFWSEHGPCYRCLYPEPPPPGMVPSCAEGGVLGVLCASIGSIQVNEAIKLLAGIGDPLVGRLMIYDALEMQYRQVKVRKDPNCAVCGENPTVTELIDYEAFCGVVSEEAQAAAADSTITPKQLKEWIDDGESIDIIDVREPNEYEIVAIPGARLIPKNEFLMGTALESLPQDKKIVLHCKTGVRSAEVLAVLKSAGFSDAVHVGGGVIGWVNQIEPSKPVY, from the coding sequence GTGTCGCTGCCACCCCTGGTCGAGCCGGCTTCCGAGCTCACCGTAGACGAGGTCCGCAGGTACTCCCGCCACCTGATCATCCCCGACGTCGGGATGGACGGGCAGAAGCGGCTGAAGAACGCCAAGGTGCTGTGTGTGGGCGCCGGCGGCCTGGGCTCGCCGGCGCTGATGTACCTGGCCGCCGCGGGCGTCGGCACCCTCGGCATCGTGGAGTTCGACGAGGTCGACGAGTCGAACCTGCAGCGCCAGATCATCCACAGCCAGGCCGACATCGGCCGCCCCAAGGCCGAGTCCGCCCGTGACAGCGTCAAGGGCATCAACCCGTACGTGAACGTGATCCTTCACGAGGAGCGGCTCGAGGCCGACAACGTGATGGAGATCTTCAGCCAGTACGACCTGATCGTCGACGGCACGGACAACTTCGCGACCCGCTACCTGGTCAACGACGCCTGCGTGCTGCTGAACAAGCCGTACGTCTGGGGCTCGATCTACCGCTTCGACGGACAGGCGTCCGTCTTCTGGTCCGAGCACGGCCCCTGCTACCGCTGCCTGTACCCGGAGCCCCCGCCCCCCGGCATGGTCCCCTCCTGCGCCGAGGGCGGCGTCCTGGGCGTGCTGTGCGCGTCCATCGGCTCCATCCAGGTCAACGAGGCCATCAAGCTCCTCGCCGGCATCGGCGACCCGCTGGTCGGCCGACTGATGATCTACGACGCCCTGGAGATGCAGTACCGCCAGGTCAAGGTCCGCAAGGACCCCAACTGCGCGGTCTGCGGCGAGAACCCGACCGTCACCGAGCTCATCGACTACGAGGCCTTCTGCGGCGTCGTCTCCGAGGAGGCCCAGGCGGCGGCCGCCGACTCCACGATCACTCCGAAGCAGCTCAAGGAGTGGATCGACGACGGCGAGAGCATCGACATCATCGACGTCCGCGAGCCGAACGAGTACGAGATCGTCGCCATCCCGGGCGCCCGGCTCATCCCGAAGAACGAGTTCCTCATGGGCACCGCCCTGGAGAGCCTCCCGCAGGACAAGAAGATCGTCCTGCACTGCAAGACGGGTGTCCGCAGTGCGGAAGTCCTCGCGGTCCTCAAGTCCGCGGGCTTCTCGGACGCGGTGCACGTCGGCGGCGGCGTGATCGGCTGGGTCAACCAGATCGAGCCGTCCAAGCCGGTGTACTGA
- a CDS encoding alpha/beta hydrolase, translating to MMRFVRWTALAAASALLAAGCSAGSSDDGGSGLSWGRCKATAEGPAPSSDWQCATLKVPLDWSEPDGETIGLGLIRAKARGDDRVGSLLFNFGGPGASGVSMMPSYAPTVSSLRERYDLVSWDPRGVGASEGVRCRGDKEIQAAESVDVSPDTPAEEQAYFEDAADFGEGCRKNAGELMAHVSTADSARDMDRIRQVLGDARLNYFGISYGTELGGTYAHLFPKKVGRMTLDAVVDPGADTVGHAENQARGFQRALNGYLASTGQDPEEGTRKIADLLRRIDARPLPAGTPGRKLTQTLAVTGILLPLYSKDSWPTLTSALDAAERGDGSELLALADRYNERDPSGRYGTTTHSQRVISCLDDRQRPTMAETKPLLPRFERISPVFGAFLGWDTAGWCHDWPVPGQHDTPEVSAPGAAPVLVVGNTGDPATPYEGARRMADELGKGVGVMLTWRGDGHGAYGSGSDCIDSTVNAYLLDGTVPKDGKVCS from the coding sequence ATGATGCGCTTCGTTCGGTGGACCGCTCTGGCGGCCGCCTCGGCCCTGCTGGCCGCGGGCTGCAGCGCCGGCTCGTCCGACGACGGCGGAAGCGGACTCTCGTGGGGCCGCTGCAAGGCCACCGCCGAAGGCCCCGCGCCGAGCAGCGACTGGCAGTGCGCGACGCTGAAGGTGCCGCTGGACTGGTCGGAGCCGGACGGCGAGACGATCGGCCTGGGGCTGATCCGCGCCAAGGCCCGCGGTGACGACCGCGTCGGGTCGCTGCTGTTCAACTTCGGCGGCCCGGGCGCCTCGGGCGTGTCCATGATGCCGTCGTATGCCCCGACCGTCTCCTCGCTCCGCGAGCGCTACGACCTGGTGAGCTGGGACCCGCGCGGCGTGGGCGCCAGCGAGGGCGTGCGGTGCCGGGGCGACAAGGAGATCCAGGCCGCCGAGTCGGTGGACGTCTCCCCGGACACCCCCGCCGAGGAGCAGGCGTACTTCGAGGACGCCGCAGACTTCGGCGAGGGCTGCCGGAAGAACGCCGGAGAGCTGATGGCGCACGTCTCGACCGCCGACTCGGCCCGCGACATGGACCGCATCCGGCAAGTCCTCGGCGACGCCAGGCTGAACTACTTCGGCATCTCCTACGGCACCGAACTGGGCGGCACCTATGCCCACCTCTTCCCGAAGAAGGTGGGCCGCATGACGCTGGACGCGGTCGTCGACCCCGGCGCCGACACCGTCGGCCACGCCGAGAACCAGGCCAGGGGCTTCCAGCGCGCGTTGAACGGCTACCTCGCATCCACGGGCCAGGACCCTGAAGAGGGCACACGCAAGATCGCGGACCTGCTGCGGCGGATCGACGCCCGGCCCCTGCCGGCGGGCACGCCCGGACGCAAGCTGACCCAGACCCTCGCGGTCACGGGCATCCTCCTGCCGCTGTACAGCAAGGACAGCTGGCCGACCCTGACCAGCGCCCTCGACGCGGCCGAGCGGGGCGACGGCTCGGAGCTGCTGGCCCTCGCCGACCGCTACAACGAACGCGATCCGTCCGGGCGCTACGGCACCACGACCCACTCCCAACGGGTCATATCGTGCCTGGACGACCGGCAGCGGCCGACGATGGCCGAGACGAAGCCGCTGCTGCCCCGGTTCGAGAGGATCTCCCCGGTCTTCGGCGCCTTCCTCGGCTGGGACACGGCCGGCTGGTGCCACGACTGGCCGGTGCCGGGGCAGCACGACACACCGGAGGTGAGCGCCCCCGGCGCGGCACCGGTCCTGGTGGTCGGCAACACCGGCGACCCGGCCACCCCGTACGAGGGAGCGCGGAGGATGGCCGACGAGCTGGGCAAGGGCGTCGGAGTGATGCTCACCTGGCGGGGCGATGGGCATGGCGCGTACGGCAGTGGGAGCGACTGCATCGACTCCACGGTGAACGCGTACCTGCTGGACGGCACGGTGCCGAAGGACGGCAAGGTCTGCTCATGA